Proteins from one Planctomyces sp. SH-PL62 genomic window:
- the gltB gene encoding glutamate synthase large subunit produces the protein MRQGIPPRQGLYDPTNEHDGCGVGFLVDIKGRKSHAIVRDGLSALVNLDHRGACGCENNTGDGAGILIQIPHEFLKARCALLGIDLGEPETYGVGSFFSSPDPAQQEFGRKLFEELVADEDQVFLGWRRLKTDNSSLGDGAKSVEPAVFHALIGRGATTKDADAFDRKLYVIRNRFESAILESGLEDHKFFYFPSLSCRTLVYKGMLTPAQVEDYYADDLRDPLMASAICMFHSRFSTNTFPSWELAHPYRLISHNGEINTLRGNINWMRAREALFESSLYEPGDLEQLRPIIREGLSDTACLDHALELLVRSGYGLAHAMMMLIPEAWENHETMSQEKKDFYAYHSCLMEPWDGPAAVAFTDGRCVGATLDRNGLRPSRYVVTTDGRVIMASEVGALQVDPENVEYKGRLEPGRMFLIDLEQGRIVGDEELKQQIATAKPYGEWLKEYMVPLADLPAAPMVPGPDRRTLHQRQQAFGYTLEDLKFIIGPMGEKGEEAIGSMGNDAPLAVLSDRAQPLSNYFKQLFAQVTNPPLDAIREELVTSVFTGAGGEKNLLEPVPDSCRQIALDMPVVDNDEMARLKQLDGWRGFTSVTLPMLFVARDGVAGMRRALESLFEQASEAIRGGASLIILSDRGVNAEMAPIPSLLACSGLHHDLVRKGLRARAGLLIECGDAREVHHFALLLGYGAGTINPYVAFETLYDLVRHKVLKGIDYEEAVHRYQKAIKKGVVKVMSKMGISAIQSYRGAQIFEAIGLNEEFVREFFDKTSSRIGGVGLEEIARETLEHHTRAFSPRELSGGTLEEGGQYQWRRDGEFHLFNPETVFRLQHATQAGRFDVFQKYTRMIDEQNERLNTLRGLFGFRFDDCRPIPIDEVEPVESIVRRFATGAMSYGSISAEAHETLAIAMNRLGGKSNTGEGGEDPERFKPLPNGDSKRSAIKQVASGRFGVTSEYLVNADEIQIKMAQGAKPGEGGQLPGHKVWPWIAKVRFSTPGVGLISPPPHHDIYSIEDLAQLIFDLKNSNPRARINVKLVAEVGVGTVAAGVAKAHSDVVLISGHDGGTGASPLTSIKHAGAPWELGLAETQQTLVLNKLRDRIVVQADGQLKTGRDVVVAALLGAEEYGFATAPLVVMGCIMMRVCHLDTCPVGIATQNPKLREKFRGRAEHVVNFFRFIAQEVRELMAQLGFRTMDEMIGRSDLLDMKRALDHYKTQGLDFSNIFYRPEVGPDVQVRRVVEQDHGLRDTLDVTTLVPACEPALERGEPVSLELPIRNVNRTVGTILGSEVTRRRGGAGLPDDTIKIKFHGSAGQSFGAFLPRGLTLTIEGDSNDYVGKGLSGGKIIIHPPKEARYVPEENVLIGNVALYGATSGRAFFRGRAGERFCVRNSGAQTVVEGTGDHGCEYMTGGVAVVIGSTGRNFAAGMSGGFAFVLDEAGDFASRCNQAMVALETPDAEDAELIRDLLIQHAGYTGSTVAARLLADWEHAVETFVKVMPLDYRRVLEERKKAAAEQVGEAEAQMEVTHG, from the coding sequence ATGCGACAGGGAATCCCCCCCCGCCAGGGTCTTTATGATCCGACGAATGAACACGACGGTTGCGGCGTGGGATTCCTCGTCGACATCAAGGGCCGTAAATCTCACGCCATCGTCCGCGACGGCCTCTCCGCGCTGGTCAACCTGGACCATCGCGGCGCCTGCGGCTGCGAGAACAACACCGGCGACGGCGCGGGCATCCTCATCCAGATCCCCCACGAGTTCCTCAAGGCCCGCTGCGCCCTGCTGGGCATCGACCTCGGCGAGCCCGAGACCTACGGCGTCGGCTCCTTCTTCTCCTCGCCCGACCCGGCGCAGCAGGAGTTCGGCCGCAAGCTGTTCGAGGAGCTTGTCGCCGACGAGGACCAGGTCTTTCTCGGCTGGCGCCGCCTGAAGACCGACAACAGCTCGCTCGGCGACGGAGCCAAGTCCGTCGAGCCGGCCGTCTTCCACGCCCTGATCGGCCGCGGCGCGACCACCAAGGACGCCGACGCCTTCGATCGCAAGCTCTACGTGATCCGCAATCGGTTCGAGAGCGCGATCCTGGAGTCCGGGCTGGAGGACCACAAGTTCTTCTACTTCCCGAGCCTCTCCTGCCGCACCCTGGTGTATAAGGGGATGCTCACCCCCGCCCAGGTCGAGGACTATTACGCCGACGACCTCCGCGATCCGCTCATGGCCAGCGCGATCTGCATGTTCCACTCGCGGTTCAGCACCAACACGTTCCCCAGTTGGGAGCTCGCCCACCCCTACCGGCTGATCTCGCACAACGGCGAGATCAACACCCTCCGGGGCAACATCAACTGGATGCGGGCCCGCGAGGCCCTCTTCGAGTCGAGCCTGTACGAGCCCGGCGACCTGGAGCAGCTCCGGCCGATCATCCGGGAGGGGCTCAGCGACACCGCCTGCCTCGACCACGCGCTGGAACTCCTGGTCCGCTCCGGCTACGGCCTGGCCCACGCGATGATGATGCTCATCCCCGAGGCCTGGGAAAACCACGAGACGATGTCCCAGGAGAAGAAGGACTTCTACGCCTACCACAGCTGCCTGATGGAGCCCTGGGACGGCCCGGCGGCGGTCGCGTTCACCGACGGCCGCTGCGTCGGCGCCACCCTCGACCGCAACGGCCTGCGGCCCAGCCGGTACGTCGTGACCACCGACGGCCGGGTTATCATGGCGTCCGAGGTCGGCGCCCTCCAGGTCGACCCCGAGAACGTCGAATACAAGGGCCGGCTCGAACCGGGTCGGATGTTCCTGATCGACCTGGAGCAGGGGCGAATCGTCGGCGACGAGGAGCTGAAGCAGCAGATCGCCACGGCCAAGCCTTACGGCGAATGGCTCAAGGAATACATGGTGCCGCTGGCCGACCTGCCGGCGGCCCCGATGGTCCCCGGCCCCGACCGCCGGACGCTCCACCAGCGCCAGCAGGCCTTCGGCTACACGCTGGAGGACCTGAAATTCATCATCGGGCCGATGGGCGAGAAGGGGGAGGAGGCGATCGGCTCGATGGGCAACGACGCCCCGCTGGCCGTCCTCTCCGACCGCGCCCAGCCGCTCTCCAACTACTTCAAGCAACTCTTCGCCCAGGTCACCAACCCGCCGCTCGACGCGATCCGAGAGGAGCTGGTGACCTCGGTCTTCACCGGCGCCGGCGGCGAGAAGAACCTGCTGGAGCCGGTCCCCGACTCCTGCCGCCAGATCGCCCTGGACATGCCGGTCGTCGACAACGACGAGATGGCCCGGCTCAAGCAGCTCGACGGCTGGCGCGGGTTCACCTCGGTCACGCTCCCCATGCTGTTCGTCGCCCGGGACGGGGTCGCGGGCATGCGTCGGGCGCTCGAAAGCCTCTTCGAGCAGGCGAGCGAGGCGATCCGCGGCGGGGCGAGCCTGATCATCCTCTCGGACCGGGGCGTGAACGCCGAGATGGCCCCGATCCCGTCGCTCCTGGCCTGCTCGGGCCTGCACCACGACCTCGTCCGGAAGGGCCTCCGCGCCCGCGCCGGACTCTTGATCGAGTGCGGCGACGCCCGCGAGGTGCACCACTTCGCGCTGCTTCTGGGGTACGGCGCCGGGACGATCAATCCCTACGTCGCGTTCGAGACGCTGTACGACCTCGTCCGTCACAAGGTCCTCAAGGGGATCGACTACGAGGAGGCCGTCCACCGCTACCAGAAGGCCATCAAGAAGGGGGTCGTGAAGGTGATGTCCAAGATGGGCATCAGCGCGATCCAGAGCTACCGGGGCGCCCAGATCTTCGAGGCCATCGGCCTGAACGAGGAGTTCGTCCGCGAGTTCTTCGACAAGACCTCGTCGCGGATCGGCGGCGTCGGCCTGGAGGAGATCGCTCGGGAGACGCTGGAGCACCACACTCGCGCCTTCTCGCCCCGCGAGCTATCCGGCGGCACGCTCGAGGAAGGGGGCCAGTATCAGTGGCGCCGCGACGGCGAATTCCACCTGTTCAACCCCGAGACGGTCTTCCGGCTCCAGCACGCCACCCAGGCCGGTCGCTTCGACGTCTTCCAGAAATACACCCGGATGATCGACGAGCAGAACGAGCGTTTGAACACGCTCCGCGGCCTGTTCGGCTTCCGGTTCGACGATTGCCGGCCGATCCCGATCGACGAGGTAGAGCCGGTCGAATCCATCGTCCGGCGGTTCGCCACCGGCGCCATGAGCTACGGCTCGATCTCGGCCGAGGCCCACGAGACCCTGGCGATCGCCATGAACCGCCTGGGGGGGAAGTCGAACACGGGCGAAGGGGGCGAGGACCCCGAGCGGTTCAAGCCCCTCCCCAACGGCGACAGCAAGCGAAGCGCGATCAAGCAGGTCGCCTCGGGCCGGTTCGGCGTGACCAGCGAATACCTCGTGAACGCCGACGAGATCCAGATCAAGATGGCCCAGGGCGCCAAGCCCGGCGAGGGGGGGCAGCTCCCCGGCCACAAGGTCTGGCCCTGGATCGCCAAGGTCCGCTTCTCGACCCCCGGCGTCGGCCTCATCAGCCCGCCGCCGCACCACGACATCTACTCGATCGAGGACCTCGCCCAGCTCATCTTCGACCTCAAGAACAGCAACCCTCGGGCGCGGATCAACGTCAAGCTGGTGGCCGAGGTGGGCGTCGGGACGGTCGCGGCCGGCGTGGCCAAGGCCCACAGCGACGTCGTCCTGATCAGCGGCCATGACGGCGGCACCGGGGCCAGCCCGCTGACCTCGATCAAGCACGCCGGCGCCCCCTGGGAGCTCGGCCTGGCCGAGACCCAGCAGACCCTGGTGCTCAACAAGCTTCGCGACCGGATCGTGGTCCAGGCCGACGGCCAGCTCAAGACCGGCCGCGACGTGGTCGTCGCCGCTCTGCTGGGCGCCGAGGAATACGGCTTCGCGACCGCCCCGCTGGTGGTCATGGGCTGCATCATGATGCGGGTCTGCCACCTCGACACCTGCCCGGTCGGCATCGCCACCCAGAACCCCAAGCTCCGCGAGAAGTTCCGGGGCCGGGCCGAGCACGTCGTCAACTTCTTCCGGTTCATCGCCCAGGAGGTCCGCGAGCTGATGGCCCAGTTGGGCTTCCGGACGATGGACGAGATGATCGGCCGCAGCGACCTGCTCGACATGAAGCGGGCGCTCGACCACTACAAGACCCAGGGACTCGACTTCTCGAACATCTTCTACCGGCCCGAGGTCGGCCCGGACGTGCAGGTCCGGCGGGTCGTCGAGCAGGACCACGGCCTGCGAGACACGCTCGACGTCACGACCCTGGTCCCCGCCTGCGAGCCCGCCCTGGAGCGCGGCGAGCCGGTGAGCCTGGAACTGCCGATCCGCAACGTCAACCGCACCGTCGGCACGATCCTGGGGAGCGAGGTGACTCGCCGACGGGGAGGGGCCGGGCTGCCCGACGACACGATCAAGATCAAGTTCCACGGCTCCGCCGGCCAGAGCTTCGGGGCGTTCCTCCCTCGAGGCCTGACCCTGACGATCGAGGGCGACTCGAACGATTACGTCGGCAAGGGGCTCTCGGGAGGCAAGATCATCATCCACCCCCCCAAAGAGGCGCGTTACGTCCCCGAGGAGAACGTCCTGATCGGCAACGTCGCACTGTATGGGGCGACCTCGGGTCGGGCCTTCTTCCGGGGTCGGGCCGGCGAACGCTTCTGCGTCCGCAACAGCGGGGCGCAGACGGTCGTGGAGGGGACGGGGGACCACGGCTGCGAATACATGACCGGCGGCGTCGCCGTCGTGATCGGCTCCACCGGCCGGAACTTCGCGGCCGGGATGAGCGGCGGCTTCGCCTTCGTGCTCGACGAGGCCGGCGATTTCGCCTCGCGATGCAACCAGGCGATGGTCGCCCTCGAGACCCCCGACGCCGAGGACGCGGAGCTGATCCGCGACCTCCTGATCCAGCACGCCGGTTACACCGGAAGCACCGTGGCGGCCCGCCTGCTCGCCGACTGGGAGCACGCGGTCGAGACCTTCGTGAAGGTCATGCCGCTCGATTATCGCCGCGTACTCGAAGAACGGAAGAAAGCCGCCGCCGAGCAGGTCGGCGAGGCCGAAGCGCAGATGGAGGTGACCCATGGGTAA
- a CDS encoding LysR family transcriptional regulator: MQFESLQIFCDVVRWSSFSRGASENKISQSSASQAVHQLEVRLGVRLIDRSKRPFVLTEEGKVFYEGCKDLVARYLELENRVRTLDDERKATGTVGVAAIYSVGLAHMSRYVKTFAERHPEAHVRLEYLHPTQVVERVTSGATELGLISYPRKWPELVVIPWREETMVLVVPPSHRFAHRETVHIREIDGETLVGFAASLSIRKAIDRSLRRHDVEVDVALEFDNIEHIKRAVEISAGVAILPEPTVIEEIRAGTLIALKIDGQDPKYRLTRPLAIIHRRHENLDITTSRFLELLTSCEGGRWPMDRRPVEGSRRVPLPDDPRDEFPAERGRPA, encoded by the coding sequence ATGCAGTTCGAGTCCCTCCAGATTTTCTGCGACGTGGTGCGTTGGTCCAGCTTCTCTCGGGGGGCGTCGGAGAACAAGATTTCGCAGTCCTCGGCGAGCCAGGCGGTGCATCAGCTGGAAGTCCGGCTGGGGGTCCGTCTGATCGACCGATCGAAACGACCCTTCGTCCTGACGGAGGAGGGGAAGGTTTTCTACGAGGGCTGCAAAGATCTCGTCGCGCGATACCTCGAGCTGGAGAATCGTGTCAGGACCCTGGACGACGAGCGGAAGGCGACGGGGACGGTGGGAGTGGCGGCGATTTATTCCGTGGGGCTGGCTCATATGAGCCGCTACGTGAAGACCTTCGCGGAACGCCATCCCGAGGCCCACGTCCGCCTTGAGTACCTGCACCCCACCCAGGTGGTGGAGCGCGTGACTAGTGGTGCGACGGAGCTGGGATTGATCTCGTATCCGCGGAAATGGCCTGAGCTGGTGGTGATCCCGTGGCGGGAGGAGACGATGGTCCTCGTCGTCCCCCCCTCGCACCGGTTCGCGCACCGCGAGACGGTCCACATCCGGGAGATCGACGGCGAGACCCTCGTGGGGTTCGCCGCCTCGCTCTCGATCCGCAAGGCGATCGACCGCTCGCTGCGACGTCACGACGTCGAAGTCGACGTGGCGCTCGAGTTCGACAACATCGAGCACATCAAACGCGCCGTGGAGATCTCGGCAGGGGTGGCGATCCTGCCCGAGCCGACCGTGATCGAGGAGATCCGGGCGGGGACGCTGATCGCCCTGAAAATCGACGGCCAGGACCCCAAGTATCGCCTGACGAGGCCCCTGGCCATCATCCACCGCCGCCACGAGAACCTGGATATCACGACCTCGCGGTTCCTGGAATTGCTCACGAGCTGCGAGGGGGGGCGGTGGCCGATGGATCGTCGGCCGGTCGAAGGATCTCGGCGGGTTCCCCTCCCTGACGACCCCCGGGACGAATTCCCGGCCGAAAGGGGTCGTCCCGCGTGA
- a CDS encoding outer membrane beta-barrel protein has product MPAREALATAPPRDERVRLVQQEAPPDLKLPASDRNIGGGEPSSASAEEAMAAEEAPAGEEAPADDAGQPKHLQDLLGFDESPVKIYGWIQNSYTGNTNGRGRSGENFGVNPNHKANWWMGNQYYVVVENPLEQNDAINFGFRVDNLFGNDWQFNYMQGLFNGAFPLNSFAGYDMAQLYGEVHLPILTEGGLDVKGGRFYTLAGYEQVPAIARPLLSTPYMFTYGQPFTHTGVMTTLHLTDRINLFNGAINGWDRFINERYVWGYLGGFSWTSEDDRTTLAMTAVWGPNQFPSFLPANQQIYPGGYVNIPSVAGLRNPGYWRNDRTLFTWVGTHRWTDKLTQVMETDQGWERAIPGLGSGGQNGAPRDATWFSFGNWFLYEFNPKLTGVWRSEVFWDPQGARTQKMLNGEFVGDRFYEMTVGAIYKPHPNLWIRPEARYDWSQYHPAYTDDTRKSQFTLGIDAIILW; this is encoded by the coding sequence GTGCCGGCCCGCGAGGCCCTCGCGACGGCCCCGCCGCGCGACGAGCGCGTGCGGCTCGTGCAGCAAGAGGCGCCGCCGGACCTCAAACTCCCCGCGTCCGATCGCAACATCGGTGGAGGTGAGCCGTCCTCGGCGAGCGCCGAGGAAGCGATGGCCGCCGAGGAGGCTCCTGCCGGGGAGGAGGCTCCCGCCGACGATGCCGGGCAGCCGAAGCACCTCCAGGATCTGCTGGGCTTCGATGAATCCCCCGTGAAGATCTACGGCTGGATTCAGAACAGCTATACCGGCAACACCAACGGCCGGGGCCGGAGCGGCGAGAACTTCGGCGTGAACCCCAATCACAAGGCCAACTGGTGGATGGGGAACCAGTACTACGTCGTTGTGGAGAATCCGCTCGAGCAAAACGACGCGATCAACTTCGGCTTTCGCGTCGACAACCTCTTCGGCAACGACTGGCAGTTCAACTACATGCAGGGCCTGTTCAACGGGGCCTTCCCGCTGAACTCCTTCGCCGGCTACGACATGGCCCAACTCTATGGCGAGGTCCATCTGCCGATCCTCACCGAGGGAGGACTGGACGTCAAAGGCGGGCGATTCTATACGCTCGCGGGTTATGAACAGGTGCCGGCGATCGCCCGCCCGCTCCTCTCGACCCCTTACATGTTCACCTACGGCCAGCCATTCACCCACACCGGCGTCATGACGACGCTGCACCTGACCGACCGGATCAATCTCTTCAACGGCGCCATCAACGGCTGGGATCGCTTCATCAACGAACGCTATGTATGGGGCTACCTCGGCGGCTTCTCCTGGACCAGCGAGGACGACCGCACCACCCTGGCCATGACCGCCGTCTGGGGGCCTAATCAGTTCCCTAGCTTCCTCCCCGCAAACCAGCAGATTTATCCGGGAGGCTACGTCAACATCCCGTCGGTCGCCGGCCTCCGCAATCCCGGCTACTGGCGCAACGACCGCACGCTGTTCACCTGGGTCGGCACCCACAGGTGGACCGACAAGCTGACGCAGGTCATGGAGACCGACCAGGGGTGGGAGCGGGCGATCCCCGGCCTCGGCTCGGGCGGCCAGAACGGCGCCCCCCGCGACGCCACCTGGTTCAGCTTCGGCAACTGGTTCCTCTACGAGTTCAACCCCAAGCTCACCGGCGTCTGGCGCTCCGAAGTCTTCTGGGACCCCCAGGGGGCGCGGACGCAGAAAATGCTCAACGGCGAATTCGTCGGCGACCGCTTCTATGAGATGACCGTGGGCGCGATCTACAAGCCGCACCCGAACCTCTGGATCCGCCCCGAGGCCCGGTACGACTGGTCGCAGTATCACCCGGCCTACACCGACGACACCCGCAAGAGCCAGTTCACCCTCGGGATCGACGCGATCATCCTCTGGTGA
- a CDS encoding ammonium transporter, whose amino-acid sequence MKRAATPFLLLVALAVLALIPFNLGRELPAGNEPNSGDVAWMLTASALVLLMTPGLSFFYGGMVGSKNVVSTMLQSVIALGVISLLWVFVGFSLAFGDDVGGIIGDPRTFFMFDNDVAGTITLGQGDAAVKMGIPLLLFSMFQLKFAIITPALITGSFAERVRFSAYLLFMVLFSLIIYSPLAHMTWHPQGLFAAWGVKDFAGGTVVHMSAGFAALAGAMFLGRRKSHINNVAHEPANIPYVLLGTGMLWFGWFGFNAGSALAADKVATLAFATTNTASAMAMLGWMFFDWMRGKKPSAMGACIGAVVGLVAITPAAGFVTVRHSLVIGLVAGVVSNLAVSMKTRSTLDDTLDVFPCHGVGGIVGMIATGIFAQDVGLWYGQTETFKYHMIALVIVAVFSFFGSLALYKLVDMIIPLRVTDDQEQLGLDLSQHGEAAWRLNGLLAHAHHDVVVEEALVATVD is encoded by the coding sequence ATGAAACGTGCAGCGACCCCCTTCCTCCTCCTGGTAGCCCTGGCGGTCCTCGCCCTGATCCCGTTCAATCTGGGGAGGGAGCTGCCCGCCGGCAACGAGCCGAATTCGGGCGACGTGGCCTGGATGCTGACGGCGTCGGCCCTGGTCCTGCTGATGACCCCGGGGCTCTCGTTCTTCTACGGCGGCATGGTCGGCAGCAAGAACGTCGTCTCCACGATGCTCCAGAGCGTGATCGCCCTGGGGGTCATCAGCCTGCTCTGGGTCTTCGTCGGCTTCAGCCTGGCGTTCGGCGACGACGTCGGCGGCATCATCGGCGACCCCCGGACGTTCTTCATGTTCGACAACGACGTCGCCGGCACGATCACCCTGGGCCAGGGGGACGCAGCCGTGAAGATGGGGATCCCGCTCCTCCTCTTCTCGATGTTCCAGCTGAAGTTCGCGATCATCACGCCGGCCCTGATCACCGGCTCGTTCGCCGAGCGGGTGCGGTTCTCGGCCTACCTGCTGTTCATGGTGCTGTTCAGCCTGATCATCTACTCGCCGCTGGCCCACATGACCTGGCACCCCCAGGGCCTGTTCGCCGCGTGGGGCGTTAAGGACTTCGCCGGCGGGACCGTGGTCCACATGTCGGCGGGCTTCGCGGCCCTGGCCGGGGCGATGTTCCTGGGCCGCCGCAAGAGTCACATCAACAACGTGGCGCATGAACCGGCGAACATCCCGTACGTCCTGCTCGGGACGGGCATGCTCTGGTTCGGCTGGTTCGGCTTCAACGCCGGCTCGGCCCTCGCCGCCGACAAGGTGGCCACCCTGGCGTTCGCGACGACCAACACGGCCTCGGCCATGGCGATGCTCGGCTGGATGTTCTTCGACTGGATGCGCGGCAAGAAGCCCTCGGCGATGGGAGCCTGCATCGGCGCCGTCGTCGGCCTGGTGGCCATCACCCCGGCCGCCGGCTTCGTCACGGTCCGACACAGCCTCGTGATCGGCCTGGTCGCCGGCGTGGTCTCCAACCTCGCGGTCTCGATGAAGACCAGGTCGACCCTCGACGACACGCTCGACGTCTTCCCCTGCCACGGCGTCGGCGGCATCGTCGGCATGATCGCCACGGGGATCTTCGCCCAGGACGTCGGCCTCTGGTACGGCCAGACAGAGACCTTCAAGTACCACATGATCGCCCTGGTCATCGTCGCCGTCTTCTCGTTCTTCGGCTCGCTGGCCCTCTACAAGCTCGTCGATATGATCATCCCGCTTCGCGTCACCGACGACCAGGAACAGCTGGGCCTCGACCTCAGCCAGCACGGCGAGGCCGCCTGGCGGCTCAACGGCCTGCTCGCCCACGCCCATCACGACGTGGTCGTCGAAGAGGCGCTCGTCGCCACCGTCGATTGA
- a CDS encoding tyrosine-type recombinase/integrase, with protein MASVFLDNTRGCWVVKVKVAGKEKRHTLRPASQGEASKPIPADVQVLADRLLSPNSATKSTLPVPHSMSPSKSTLEGFMESHFQDYRLHKRPGSSKRLRGIQDNFLAYARDLRLNRLEDVDEAVIKGFFQWRLHKVDPRLKIKVKPQTALSELELLSGVFSAARKAKIIQDNPVSAVVPVLREAYPRREKTKYLEPEQVKAFVEAVEADRESGKIPDHYADLAILMLNSGMRVSATIHMESSWINCKNWTVEVPPEHDKAKIGYTAAVASGGWGVLQRRMGKGRLFPACTTAAMSYYHLRQLAKRHKIDFKGGSFNHALRHTLATSLVDAKIPIQTIAGQLGHRNLKTTQRYAQVRDQAKIQAVQDIHF; from the coding sequence ATGGCAAGCGTATTCCTGGACAACACCAGAGGGTGTTGGGTCGTCAAGGTAAAGGTCGCAGGTAAAGAGAAGCGGCATACTCTCCGCCCAGCAAGTCAGGGTGAGGCCAGCAAGCCGATCCCTGCCGATGTCCAAGTTCTCGCCGATAGGCTTTTGAGCCCAAATTCGGCAACGAAGTCCACACTTCCGGTTCCACACTCCATGTCCCCCTCTAAATCCACATTAGAGGGGTTCATGGAGTCTCACTTCCAGGACTACCGCCTCCACAAGCGGCCTGGGTCGTCCAAGCGACTCAGGGGCATCCAGGACAACTTCCTGGCCTACGCCAGAGATCTCCGCCTGAACCGCCTTGAGGACGTAGATGAGGCTGTCATCAAGGGGTTCTTCCAGTGGCGTCTCCACAAGGTTGATCCACGTCTCAAGATCAAAGTGAAGCCGCAGACGGCCCTGTCGGAGTTGGAGTTGCTGAGCGGTGTGTTCTCAGCGGCCAGGAAGGCGAAGATCATCCAGGACAACCCTGTCTCCGCCGTAGTTCCTGTCCTGAGAGAAGCCTATCCCAGAAGAGAGAAGACGAAGTACCTTGAGCCTGAACAGGTCAAGGCGTTCGTCGAAGCGGTTGAAGCCGACAGGGAGTCAGGGAAGATTCCTGACCACTATGCCGACCTTGCGATCCTCATGCTGAACAGCGGCATGAGGGTGTCGGCGACGATCCACATGGAATCGTCCTGGATCAACTGCAAGAACTGGACGGTGGAAGTGCCGCCAGAGCATGACAAGGCGAAGATCGGCTACACAGCGGCGGTGGCTTCCGGTGGCTGGGGCGTACTCCAGAGGCGGATGGGCAAGGGCAGACTGTTCCCAGCCTGCACTACGGCGGCGATGTCGTACTACCATCTCCGCCAACTTGCGAAGCGGCACAAGATCGACTTCAAGGGCGGCAGTTTCAACCACGCTCTCCGCCACACTCTTGCCACAAGCCTTGTGGACGCCAAAATCCCCATTCAGACGATCGCTGGGCAACTAGGTCATCGCAACTTGAAGACCACCCAAAGGTACGCCCAAGTCAGGGATCAGGCCAAAATCCAGGCAGTCCAGGATATCCACTTCTGA
- a CDS encoding glutamate synthase subunit beta, whose product MGKPSGFLEFPRELPSRRPVPDRLRDFLEVYDPFPEDKLKSQGARCMDCGIPFCHQGCPLGNLIPDWNDLVYRDQWRAAIDRLHQTNNFPEFTGRLCPAPCESSCVLGINDDPVTIKQIEVGIIDRAWDEGWVTPQPAKVKTGKTVAVVGSGPAGLAAAQQLARAGHDVTVFERADRIGGLLRYGIPDFKMEKRHIDRRIAQMEAEGVVFKAGVNVGVDVTADALLAEFDAVCLCGGATQARDLRIEGRDLEGVLFAMDFLTPQNQRVAGDGVPEAGPLTAKDKHVIIIGGGDTGADCLGTAHRHGCKSVHQFEIVPRPPDTRTPTNPWPQWSNVFRVSSAHEEGGVREYQINTKRFLGEGGRVTALETVRVEMVVENGRPSFVEVPGTEQVYSADLVLLAMGFVGPERGGLLQQLGVELDPMGNVKSDQTRRTSVEKVFTAGDMTRGQSLIVWAIAEGRHAAATIDEFLMGTTELPRPLEHGNVARPFV is encoded by the coding sequence ATGGGTAAGCCGAGCGGATTCCTCGAATTCCCCCGGGAGCTGCCCTCGCGGCGTCCCGTCCCCGATCGCCTCCGCGACTTCCTGGAGGTCTACGACCCGTTCCCGGAAGACAAGCTCAAGTCGCAGGGCGCGCGGTGCATGGACTGCGGGATCCCGTTCTGTCATCAAGGCTGCCCGCTGGGCAACCTGATCCCGGACTGGAACGACCTCGTCTACCGCGACCAGTGGCGGGCGGCCATCGATCGACTGCACCAGACCAACAACTTCCCGGAGTTCACCGGCAGGCTCTGCCCGGCGCCCTGCGAGTCGTCCTGCGTCCTGGGGATCAACGACGATCCGGTGACGATCAAGCAGATCGAGGTCGGGATCATCGACCGCGCCTGGGACGAGGGCTGGGTGACTCCCCAACCGGCCAAGGTCAAGACCGGCAAGACGGTCGCGGTCGTCGGGTCGGGCCCGGCGGGGCTGGCCGCCGCCCAGCAGCTCGCCCGCGCCGGCCACGACGTCACCGTCTTCGAGCGGGCCGACCGGATCGGCGGCCTGCTGCGGTACGGCATCCCCGACTTCAAGATGGAGAAGCGGCACATCGACCGCCGGATCGCCCAGATGGAGGCCGAGGGGGTCGTCTTCAAGGCCGGCGTGAACGTGGGCGTCGACGTGACGGCGGACGCCCTGCTGGCCGAGTTCGACGCCGTCTGCCTCTGCGGCGGGGCGACCCAGGCCCGCGACCTCCGCATCGAGGGCCGCGACCTGGAAGGCGTCCTCTTCGCCATGGACTTCCTCACCCCGCAGAATCAGCGGGTGGCCGGCGACGGCGTCCCCGAGGCGGGGCCCCTCACCGCCAAGGATAAGCACGTCATCATCATCGGCGGCGGCGACACGGGCGCGGACTGCCTGGGGACGGCCCACCGCCACGGCTGCAAGTCGGTCCATCAGTTCGAGATCGTCCCGCGCCCGCCCGACACCCGCACCCCGACCAACCCCTGGCCCCAATGGTCGAACGTCTTCCGGGTCTCCTCGGCCCACGAGGAAGGGGGCGTCCGGGAGTACCAGATCAACACCAAGCGGTTCCTCGGCGAGGGGGGCCGCGTGACGGCCCTCGAGACCGTCCGCGTGGAGATGGTCGTGGAGAACGGCCGCCCCTCGTTCGTCGAGGTCCCGGGGACCGAGCAGGTCTACTCCGCCGACCTCGTCCTGCTCGCCATGGGCTTCGTCGGCCCCGAGCGAGGCGGCCTGCTGCAACAGCTGGGCGTCGAGCTCGACCCGATGGGGAACGTCAAGAGCGACCAGACCCGCCGCACGAGCGTCGAGAAGGTCTTCACCGCCGGGGACATGACCCGCGGCCAGAGCCTGATCGTCTGGGCCATCGCCGAGGGCCGCCACGCCGCCGCGACCATCGACGAGTTCCTCATGGGGACGACCGAGCTGCCCCGCCCCCTGGAACACGGCAACGTCGCCCGCCCCTTCGTCTGA